Genomic window (Alteromonas pelagimontana):
TGCAAATAAAGAAAATGCATCGGTTAACTTCATAGCAGGCTGAATCTGGTACGTTCCAGCCTTAGCACTCTGCGGTGAAAACACAAATTTTAACCACAGCTTTACGGCAAAAGGATTCGACTCCAGCCAATTATGCTGTTCTATTAAACGCACCACCTGTTGTCCGGATGCACCTTGAGGAATGGTCAGCAAAGTTGGTTCGGAAAGCGCTAATGGCTTTTGCATTTCCCCCTGCCACCACATTACCGCGCCTAAAACGCCAATCATCAATACAATGGGAACAGCTAACCATTTAAGCACCCGAATCATATTCGTCCTTATAATTTTGCGCAACAGCCTGTTGCAGTACGCGTACTGGTTGAGCAGGAAAATCGAAAGTTGCGGAGTCAGAAGCAATAGCGGTAACCGGAATTATTTCCATCAAGGCGTTGCAAAAGAATACCGTATCAGCCTGAAAAAGCTCATCAAGAACAAAACGCCCAACGTTAACCCGCATTCTGTTACCCTCAAACCAATCTAATAAGAAACACCGCATCACGCCTTTTACTCCGCATGTACTTATCTCTGGGGTATGCCATTGACCATTTCTATGCCAGAAAATATTGGCCGCACTGCCTTCGATTACGAATCCATCGGCATCACACACAATGGCATCATCCGCTTTAAAGCTATTTAATTCTTTTTTTATAAAGATTTGTTCTAGCCGATTCAGGTGCTTAATTCCACCTAATAATGGCTGGATTGCCAATCTCACGCTACTTACGCGGGTACGGATGCCTTCGCTGCGCCACCTTGTATAATGTCCAGGCAACGGATGGTGAGAAAAAATCATATGCGGCTTGGCAGTTTCAGGACGAGCATAGCCTCTGCCACCAACACCTGAACTAATTAACAGCTTTAGCACCCCCGACCCACACTCGTGGGCGTGAGCGCGAATGGCCGTTTCCAGCTGTTGCTGTTCCAGTGTTAACATTAACCGTTCGCCGTCGTTCATCATGCGGGACACATGCCGATTAAATAGCGCCACTCTGCCGTCTTCCACTTGCATGGTGGTAAACAATCCGTCGCCGTAATTGGCCGCGCGATCACCTACATCAAAGGAGTTGGCTGCTATAATCTGGCCCACTTGTGTCCTCTTAGCTAATAAGTTCAGGCGCAAGTATATCAATTACGCTTGCTAACTCCATAGCAAGGTGAGTGAAATTGATGTTTCAAAACCGTTATCGACGACGATATGAGCAAAACTGATAGCGAATATTGATAATTCATCGGAGGTAGAAACAGCTATAAAAAATTCAGTAATGAGTATTCTTGATCTACAGTGTAGGTAATCGGTGTTGCACAGCCGTCTCGTATTATGAGCAGTAACTGTATAAGACCTGTTGTCCCTATTTTTTCAGGAGGCGGAACTCACCTTCCCGCTTATGTCGGAATACTCCAAGCGCTGAATGAATTACATATAGGCTTTACTACCTTGATGGGCGTGTGTGGAAGCTCCATTGTTGCCGCCTTGTACGCCAAAGGCTATTCTATTGATCGATTGCGCGAACTTGCCTTTCAAACTGACTTCAGCCAGTTTACTTCGAAAAAGAGGATTACCTTCCGGTAACGAATTTGAGCAATGGGTAGATAATCTGCTTAAAGGTATGACACTTAAGCAATGTCCATACACGTTGCACATATTAGCTACTGACATTAATGGCGGGGGGCCAGTTTTGCTCAATAAGGAAAATCCCCGCCCGATATGCGGATCTCAGAAGCCATCCGCTACTCCATGTCCGTCCTCTGCTATTTTCCTTCAAACAATATCGAGATCATTTACTCACCGATGGGGCTATTCTGTCAGAAGATGCCTTATTCGATGACTGGCAGAAAGATGGGACCCCCTCAATCTGCTTTCGGCTGAGAAGTGAGGCTGTGAAAAAAACCTTTATAAGGTCCCGTAAGATCGGATTGCCGCAGTACGTAGGATTATTGATTCGCACATTCATGAATGCGGTTTCAAGAGAATATGTTCACAATCAGTATTGGCATAAGACGCT
Coding sequences:
- the pabC gene encoding aminodeoxychorismate lyase, which codes for MGQIIAANSFDVGDRAANYGDGLFTTMQVEDGRVALFNRHVSRMMNDGERLMLTLEQQQLETAIRAHAHECGSGVLKLLISSGVGGRGYARPETAKPHMIFSHHPLPGHYTRWRSEGIRTRVSSVRLAIQPLLGGIKHLNRLEQIFIKKELNSFKADDAIVCDADGFVIEGSAANIFWHRNGQWHTPEISTCGVKGVMRCFLLDWFEGNRMRVNVGRFVLDELFQADTVFFCNALMEIIPVTAIASDSATFDFPAQPVRVLQQAVAQNYKDEYDSGA